CTTCCAGCGCACCTTCGCCACCCCGCAGGGCATGCAGGACCGGCTCGCCGAGGTCGCGCTGCGCCCGGAGGCCTACGGCCCGCCGAACCGGCTGCCCGGGGGCGTACGGGTCACCGTGGGGCACGACACCGGCTGGCCCGTCTACGTCGTCGCCCCCGCCGGGACACCCTCGGGCCAGCACGTCGTGTACTCCCACGGCGGGTCGTGGGCGTTCGAGATCAGCCCGTTCCACTGGCGGCTGATCGCCCGCGTGGTGGCCGAGAGCGGGGCCACGGTGACGGTGCCGATCTACCCGCTGACCCCGGTGGGGACCGCTGCCACCGTCGTCCCCGCGGTGGCAGACCTGCTCGCCGACCTGGTGGCGCGGCACGGCGCGGCGAACGTGACTGCGATGGGCGACTCCGCCGGCGGGCAGATCTCGTTGTCCGCGGCCCTGCTGCTGCGCGACCGGGGCGTGCCACCGCTGCGCCGCACGGTGCTCATCTCCCCGGCGCTGGACCTCTCCCTGGCCAACCCCGAGATCGACCGGGTGGAGCCCACCGACCCGTGGCTGGCCCGCCCGGGCGTGCGGGTCAGCATCGACCTGTGGCGGGACGGGCTGCCCTTCGACGACCCCCGGGTCAGCCCGCTGGCCGGCGACCTGACCGGGCTGGGCCCGATCACCGTGTTCGGCGGCTCGCTGGACATCACCCACCCCGACATCCGGCTGCTGGTCGCCCGAGCGCGGGAGGCCGGGGTCGAGGTGGACGACCAGGACGGACCCGGGATGGTGCACGTCTGGCCGCTGCTGCCCATCCCCGAGGCGCGGGCCGCGCGGCGGGTGGTCGTGGCCGGCCTGACGGGCTGACTCACCCGCCGATCTGCCGGCGCAGGCCGCTGGCGCGCACCACCGGGCGGGCCACGGCAGCGCGCACCGACTCCTCGCTGCCGACCACCCGCACGCGGGCGCTGGCCCGGGTGACAGCGGTGTAGAGCAGCTCCCGGGTGAGCAGCGGGGACCCCACCGGTGGCAGCAGCACGGTGACCGCCTCGTACTGGCTGCCCTGGCTGCGGTGCACGGTGAGCGCGTGCGCGGTGCGCACCGAGGACAGCCGGGACAGCGGCAGCGGCTCCCGCCCGTCGAACGCCGCCCGCAGCCCGTCGGGACCGCGGACCACCACCCCGGTGTCGCCGTTGAACAGCGCGTTGTCGTAGTCGTTGGCGGTGACCAGCAGCGGCTGACCCGGCCACCAGTCCCCGGGCAGCGCCCCCGTCCACCGGGTGACCTGGTCGTTCCAGTGCCCCACGCCGAACGGGCCGCTGCGGTGCGCACACAGCAGCCGGTGCCGCCCCAGCAGGGCCAGGGCCGCGGGCCCGTCCCCGGCCCGCGCCGCGGCGCCCAGCTCCTCGGCCGCGGCCCGGACCTCGGCGGCCAGCGCGTCGGGGGTGGGGTCCAGCGAGAGCCCCTCGCCGTGGGTGAGCAGCCCGACGACCTGGGAGGCCTTCCCAGCCCGCACGGCCTCGGCCAGCGCGCCGATGCTCCGGCCGTAGCGGTGCGACACCCGCAGCCGGACCACCCCGTTGCCCAACTGGTCGAGCTCGGTGGCGTCGAGGTCCAGGTCGTGGGCGGCCTCGGGAGGCGGGGCGGCCGCCCCGCCGGCGGCCGGACGGTGCACCAGGTCGCTCAGGACCGCCCCGGCCTCCACCGGGGTGAGCTGGTCGGGATCACCGACGAGCACCAGTCGGGCGGTGGGTCGCACCGCCTCCAGCAGCCGGGCCATCAGCGTCAGCGGCACCATCGAGGACTCGTCGACCACGACCACGTCGAAGGGCAGCCGGTTGCCCGCGTCGTGCTTGAACCGGCTGCGGCTGTCGGGCCGCCAACCCAGCAGCCGGTGCAGCGTGGAGGCGGTCAGGTCGTCGGGCAGCCCCAGCTCGGCGGCCTGGGCCCGGACGGACTCCTGCAGGCGGGCCGCGGCCTTGCCGGTCGGGGCGGCCAGGGCGATCCGCACCCGCGGGCCCTCCTGGGCGACCAGCAGCGCCAGCAGCCGGGCGACGGTGTGCGTCTTCCCCGTGCCGGGTCCACCGGTGATGACGCTGACCCACCGTCCGGCAGCCACCGCCGCGGCCAACCGCTGCCGGTCCGGCGCCGGCCCGGGGAACAGGGTGGGCAGCGACGAGAGGTCCACCGCCGGGGGCCGCTGGGCGGCCCGGGCGTCGAGCTCGGCCCGGACCAGCTGCTCCTGCTGCCAGTAGCGGTCGAGGTAAAGCAGCCCGTCGACCCAGCGCAGCGGCTGCCACGGCGCGTCGGGGCCGACGGCCACCAGCGGGCTGGCCGTCACCGCGGACCAGTCGGTCGGCCAGGGCAGCTCGACCGGGTCGGGTGCCGGCGCGTCCCCGACCACCGTGTCCTCCTCGGGCACCACGGTCTCGGCCACGGTGGACAGGTCGACGCACACCGAGCCGGTGCGCACCCCGCGGACGGCCAGCGCCGCGGCCAGCAGCACGGTCTGGTCGGTCTCCCCACCGAGCCGGGACAGCCGCAGCGCCACGTGCACGTCGGCCGGGGCGAGCACGCCCGCCTCGGCGAACACGGCGAGGAGGCCGGTGGCCCGGGTGGGGATCACGACCGGCCCGCCAGCAGGTCCGACAGCCCGGTGACCAGGGCGGTCGGCGGGGTCCAGGTGAAGACGCCGGCGCCGGGCTCGCTCTCGGGGCCGGCCATCCCGCGGACGAAGAGGTACAGCACGGGCCCGAGGTGCAGCGCGGGGTCGTAGCCGGGCTGCCGCCAGCGCAGGAACCGGTGCAGGGCGGCGGAGTAGAGCAGCGCCTGGAGCACGTAGTGGGCGTGCTGCATCTCCTCGGCCATGGCCTCGGCCGCGTAGTGACCGGTGGTCAGCGGCTCGGCGCCGAGCCGGTTGGTCTTGTAGTCCACGACCGCGTAGCGCGGCCCGGGCAGCCGCAGCACGGCGTCGATGCTGCCGGTGAGGAACCCCCGCAGCGCGGCCGGCTCCACCCCGGACAGCCGGTCGGCGTAGCCGGCGACCGGACCGAGGTCGTGAGCGCGCAGCAGCGCGACCACGTCGGCCAGCGTGCTGTGCGGCACGGCGTCGTCGCCACCGGCCAGCGGGAGCTCGAAGTCCAGCTCGGCGAGCCGGTCGGCGGCCGGGAGCGACGCGAGCGTCACGCCGGTGTCGTCCAGGGCGGTGTGCAGCACCGGCCGCAGACCGTCGGCGAGGGCGTCCGCGGCCACCCCGGGCACGGCGAACCGCCGCACCGCGTCGGCGCACCGCTCCTCCAGCGCTGCCGGGTCGAGGTCCTCCAGCACGGCGTGCACCAGGGTGCCGAACGCCGCCCCGCCGGGCAGGTCGGTCAGCGGGGAGGGCAGCCCCCCGGGCACCGCGCCGGCCGACTCGTCGGTGTCGGCCTCGTCGTCCTTCCCGGGCGCGTCGGGCTCGCTGGCCGCACCCAGCTCGTGCGCAGAGCGGGTGAGCGAGCTGTAGGAGGTGCGGCGCCAGTCCTCGTCGAGGGTGCGGGTGAAGGTGCTCAC
This sequence is a window from Geodermatophilaceae bacterium NBWT11. Protein-coding genes within it:
- the recD gene encoding exodeoxyribonuclease V subunit alpha, giving the protein MIPTRATGLLAVFAEAGVLAPADVHVALRLSRLGGETDQTVLLAAALAVRGVRTGSVCVDLSTVAETVVPEEDTVVGDAPAPDPVELPWPTDWSAVTASPLVAVGPDAPWQPLRWVDGLLYLDRYWQQEQLVRAELDARAAQRPPAVDLSSLPTLFPGPAPDRQRLAAAVAAGRWVSVITGGPGTGKTHTVARLLALLVAQEGPRVRIALAAPTGKAAARLQESVRAQAAELGLPDDLTASTLHRLLGWRPDSRSRFKHDAGNRLPFDVVVVDESSMVPLTLMARLLEAVRPTARLVLVGDPDQLTPVEAGAVLSDLVHRPAAGGAAAPPPEAAHDLDLDATELDQLGNGVVRLRVSHRYGRSIGALAEAVRAGKASQVVGLLTHGEGLSLDPTPDALAAEVRAAAEELGAAARAGDGPAALALLGRHRLLCAHRSGPFGVGHWNDQVTRWTGALPGDWWPGQPLLVTANDYDNALFNGDTGVVVRGPDGLRAAFDGREPLPLSRLSSVRTAHALTVHRSQGSQYEAVTVLLPPVGSPLLTRELLYTAVTRASARVRVVGSEESVRAAVARPVVRASGLRRQIGG
- a CDS encoding alpha/beta hydrolase; protein product: MPSALARAVPPLLRLARFQRTFATPQGMQDRLAEVALRPEAYGPPNRLPGGVRVTVGHDTGWPVYVVAPAGTPSGQHVVYSHGGSWAFEISPFHWRLIARVVAESGATVTVPIYPLTPVGTAATVVPAVADLLADLVARHGAANVTAMGDSAGGQISLSAALLLRDRGVPPLRRTVLISPALDLSLANPEIDRVEPTDPWLARPGVRVSIDLWRDGLPFDDPRVSPLAGDLTGLGPITVFGGSLDITHPDIRLLVARAREAGVEVDDQDGPGMVHVWPLLPIPEARAARRVVVAGLTG